From a single Kryptolebias marmoratus isolate JLee-2015 linkage group LG6, ASM164957v2, whole genome shotgun sequence genomic region:
- the tent5c gene encoding terminal nucleotidyltransferase 5C, protein MDNKEESNISSVSVLTWEQVNRLHEVLTEVVPVHGRGNFPTLKVQLSDIVARVRSRLELSGVQVKDIRLNGSTASHVLVQDIGWSYKDLDVIFRVDLPTEAAFRLIKDVVLGILLDFLPEGVNKEKITPMTLKEVYIQKLVKVNTEQDRWSLISLSNNNGRNVELKFVDSIRRQFEFSVDSFQIVLDSMLSHYEQVQAPMSPASHPAVRGESVYGDFNTALHHLRNKLIATTRPEEIRGGGLLKYCNLLVRDFQPADEEEFKALERYMCSRFFIDFPDIGEQQRKVEAYLQSHFIGEDKSKYEYLQILRKVVNESTVCLMGHERRQTLQLLSLMAVRVLAELSAIPDASCVTCYYQPAPYVRDHNFSNYYVANQNIPTWLPCN, encoded by the coding sequence ATGGATAACAAGGAGGAATCAAACATAAGCTCTGTCAGTGTTCTCACCTGGGAGCAGGTGAACAGACTACATGAAGTTCTGACAGAGGTGGTGCCTGTCCACGGACGAGGGAACTTTCCCACCCTGAAGGTGCAGCTCAGTGACATCGTGGCACGGGTGCGCTCCAGGCTGGAGCTGAGCGGCGTCCAGGTGAAGGACATCCGGCTGAACGGCTCCACAGCCAGCCACGTGCTGGTGCAGGATATCGGCTGGAGCTACAAGGACCTGGATGTGATCTTTAGGGTGGACCTGCCGACCGAAGCTGCGTTCAGGCTCATCAAGGATGTTGTGCTGGGGATTCTGCTGGACTTCCTGCCAGAAGGCGTGAACAAGGAGAAGATTACACCCATGACGCTCAAAGAGGTTTACATCCAAAAGCTGGTCAAGGTCAACACGGAGCAGGACCGCTGGAGCCTCATCTCCCTTTCCAACAACAACGGTCGCAACGTGGAGCTGAAGTTTGTCGACTCGATCCGGCGGCAGTTTGAGTTCAGCGTGGACTCCTTTCAGATCGTGCTGGACTCCATGCTTTCTCACTACGAGCAGGTCCAGGCGCCCATGTCGCCGGCCTCTCACCCTGCTGTCAGAGGGGAGAGCGTGTACGGGGACTTCAACACCGCGCTGCACCACCTCCGCAACAAGCTTATCGCCACCACACGACCCGAGGAGATCCGCGGCGGCGGCCTGCTGAAGTACTGCAACCTGCTGGTGCGGGACTTCCAACCGGCCGACGAGGAGGAGTTCAAGGCCCTGGAAAGATACATGTGCTCGCGCTTCTTCATTGACTTTCCTGACATCGGCGAGCAGCAACGCAAGGTGGAGGCTTACCTCCAGAGCCACTTCATCGGCGAGGACAAGAGCAAGTACGAGTACCTCCAGATCCTGCGCAAAGTGGTCAACGAGAGCACGGTGTGCCTCATGGGCCACGAGCGGAGGCAGACCCTCCAGCTGCTCTCACTGATGGCCGTGAGAGTCCTGGCCGAGTTGAGCGCCATCCCGGACGCTTCCTGCGTGACCTGCTACTACCAGCCAGCTCCGTATGTCAGAGATCACAACTTCAGCAACTACTATGTGGCGAACCAGAAcattccaacatggctgccgtGTAactga